One Osmerus mordax isolate fOsmMor3 chromosome 26, fOsmMor3.pri, whole genome shotgun sequence DNA segment encodes these proteins:
- the LOC136936269 gene encoding 5-hydroxytryptamine receptor 3A-like, with amino-acid sequence MSSYFICVPLLYYLTFSHLSTVYHCHSVLTCKEGHSGPTHESIQTVLDRKSFRPAVNLSNPTITNISFTLYAVLGVNEKTQILTTFLWVRLAWMNEYLVWDPVACDGITRISLPVRELWSPDIIVFEFVDDDVSQECPYVYVNHTGHIRWDRMLRLVSACNLKIFSFPFDIQNCSFTFGSYMHTTQDVKLSAALTFEEMSENSKRYLEASGEWELVTIMGDASILKFGIDEWDIITFWVVIKRSPLLYVVNLLIPSSFLMLIDIVSFYLPPHSVDRASFKMTLILGYTVFLLIMNDLLPSTANGTPILGIYFSVCLALMVISLMETVIITYVLHHNSLKYREVPRWVRVVVLKHIARLICYRWPEQDSLASGTQTDKGNRCEPAQGPWIIQPSSAAHSPSHHPDSNKGPVATVATVPELKQISQDLSALRAHLTSLQKEGQLLDQWCHVGYVLDFLLFRIYLFIITCYALVIICMWCVWINQ; translated from the exons ATGTCTTCCTATTTCATCTGCGTCCCACTCTTGTATTATTTGACCTTCTCCCATCTCTCAACAGTGTACCACTGTCACTCTGTGCTGACCTGTAAGGAGGGTCACAGTGGTCCTACGCATGAGTCAATCCAGACTGTGCTGGACCGCAAGTCCTTCAGACCAGCAGTCAACCTCAGCAACCCCACTATAACCAacatctctttcactctctatgCTGTGCTGGGGGTG AATGAAAAGACCCAGATTCTCACCACCTTCCTCTGGGTGAGACTG GCTTGGATGAATGAATATCTGGTGTGGGATCCTGTGGCTTGTGATGGCATCACCAGGATATCATTACCCGTCAGGGAGCTATGGAGCCCTGACATAATTGTCTTTGAGTT tgTGGATGACGACGTGTCCCAGGAGTGTCCCTACGTGTACGTCAACCACACGGGTCACATCCGCTGGGACAGGATGTTGCGGCTCGTCAGTGCCTGCAACCTGAAGATCTTCAGCTTTCCCTTTGACATCCAGAACTGCTCCTTCACATTCGGCTCTTACATGCACACCA CCCAGGATGTGAAGTTGAGTGCAGCCTTGACATTTGAGGAGATGTCCGAGAACTCCAAGCGCTATCTGGAAGCCAGCGGAGAGTGGGAGCTGGTCACCATCATGGGGGACGCATCAATCCTTAAATTTGGCATAGACGAGTGGGACATCATCACCTTCTgg gTGGTCATCAAGCGGAGTCCGTTGCTGTACGTGGTCAACCTCCTGATCCCCAGCTCCTTCCTCATGCTCATCGACATTGTGTCGTTCTACCTGCCGCCTCACAGCGTCGACCGCGCCTCCTTCAAGATGACCCTCATCCTGGGCTACACTGTCTTTCTGCTCATCATGAACGACCTGCTCCCCAGCACAGCCAACGGCACACCGATCTTAG gtatCTATTTCTCAGTGTGCCTGGCTCTGATGGTCATCAGCCTGATGGAAACCGTCATCATCACCTACGTGCTCCACCACAACTCCCTGAAGTATCGCGAGGTGCCCCGCTGGGTGCGTGTGGTTGTCCTCAAGCACATCGCCCGCCTCATCTGCTACCGTTGGCCGGAGCAAGACTCGCTTGCTTCCGGAACCCAGACGGACAAAGGAAACCGGTGTGAACCGGCCCAGGGGCCCTGGATCATCCAACCATCATCAGCggcccactccccctctcaccaCCCTGACAGCAATAAGG GTCCTGTGGCGACAGTAGCGACTGTACCAGAGCTGAAGCAGATCAGCCAGGACCTGAGCGCTCTGCGGGCCCATCTGACGTCACTGCAGAAGGAAGGACAGCTGCTGGACCAGTGGTGCCACGTGGGCTACGTTCTGGACTTCCTGCTCTTCCGCATCTACTTGTTCATCATTACCTGCTACGCTCTGGTCATCATCTGCATGTGGTGCGTCTGGATCAACCAGTGA